A region of Arabidopsis thaliana chromosome 5, partial sequence DNA encodes the following proteins:
- the TLP11 gene encoding tubby like protein 11, which translates to MLIFVGVYLLQPGPRDSLVQCFIKRNRITQSYHLYLGLTNSLTDDGKFLLAACKLKHTTCTDYIISLRSDDMSRRSQAYVGKVRSNFLGTKFTVFDGNLLPSTGAAKLRKSRSYNPAKVSAKVPLGSYPVAHITYELNVLGSRGPRKMQCLMDTIPTSTMEPQGVASEPSEFPLLGTRSTLSRSQSKPLRSSSSHLKETPLVLSNKTPRWHEQLRCWCLNFHGRVTVASVKNFQLVAAGASCGSGTGMSPERQSERIILQFGKVGKDMFTMDYGYPISAFQAFAICLSSFETRIACE; encoded by the exons atgttgatttttgttggtGTGTATCTTCTGCAGCCTGGTCCAAGGGATTCACTGGTTCAATGCTTTATCAAACGTAATCGAATTACGCAATCATATCATCTCTATCTCGGATTAACCAACT CTTTAACGGATGATGGGAAGTTTTTGCTTGCTGCGTGTAAGTTGAAGCACACAACTTGTACGGATTACATTATCTCTTTACGTTCTGATGATATGTCGAGAAGAAGCCAAGCTTATGTTGGCAAAGTGAG ATCGAACTTCCTAGGAACGAAATTCACTGTCTTTGATGGAAATCTGCTGCCTTCAACGGGAGCCGCAAAGTTGAGAAAGAGCCGATCTTATAATCCCGCAAAAGTTTCAGCAAAAGTTCCTCTTGGAAGTTATCCTGTCGCTCATATCACATATGAGCTGAATGTCTTAGGATCCCG GGGACCAAGAAAGATGCAATGTCTTATGGACACAATACCTACAAGCACAATGGAGCCTCAAGGAGTAGCTTCAGAACCATCAGAGTTTCCCTTACTCGGTACTCGGTCAACCTTATCCAGGTCTCAGTCAAAACCATTACGCAGTAGCTCAAGCCACCTGAAAGAAACACCATTAGTGCTGAGCAACAAGACACCACGGTGGCACGAGCAGCTACGCTGCTGGTGCTTGAATTTCCATGGCCGTGTCACAGTAGCGTCAGTGAAGAACTTTCAGCTCGTGGCAGCAGGAGCTAGCTGTGGCAGTGGCACGGGAATGTCACCGGAGAGGCAGAGCGAGCGGATTATATTGCAGTTTGGGAAAGTCGGGAAAGATATGTTCACGATGGATTATGGATACCCGATCTCAGCTTTCCAGGCTTTTGCCATTTGCTTGAGCAGCTTTGAGACTAGAATCGCTtgtgaatga
- the TLP11 gene encoding tubby like protein 11 (tubby like protein 11 (TLP11); CONTAINS InterPro DOMAIN/s: F-box domain, cyclin-like (InterPro:IPR001810), Tubby, C-terminal, conserved site (InterPro:IPR018066), Tubby, C-terminal (InterPro:IPR000007); BEST Arabidopsis thaliana protein match is: tubby-like protein 9 (TAIR:AT3G06380.1); Has 30201 Blast hits to 17322 proteins in 780 species: Archae - 12; Bacteria - 1396; Metazoa - 17338; Fungi - 3422; Plants - 5037; Viruses - 0; Other Eukaryotes - 2996 (source: NCBI BLink).) has protein sequence MTLRSLILEMRSRPHRVVHDLAAAAAADSTSVSSQDYRWSEIPEELLREILIRVEAADGGGWPSRRSVVACAGVCRGWRLLMNETVVVPEISSKLTFPISLKQPGPRDSLVQCFIKRNRITQSYHLYLGLTNSLTDDGKFLLAACKLKHTTCTDYIISLRSDDMSRRSQAYVGKVRSNFLGTKFTVFDGNLLPSTGAAKLRKSRSYNPAKVSAKVPLGSYPVAHITYELNVLGSRGPRKMQCLMDTIPTSTMEPQGVASEPSEFPLLGTRSTLSRSQSKPLRSSSSHLKETPLVLSNKTPRWHEQLRCWCLNFHGRVTVASVKNFQLVAAGASCGSGTGMSPERQSERIILQFGKVGKDMFTMDYGYPISAFQAFAICLSSFETRIACE, from the exons ATGACCTTACGTAGCTTAATCCTTGAGATGCGTTCGAGACCGCATCGTGTGGTCCACGACCTTGCCGCCGCCGCAGCTGCCGATTCCACTTCTGTGTCATCGCAAGATTATCGCTGGTCAGAGATTCCTGAAGAGCTTCTTAGGGAGATTCTGATTCGTGTTGAAGCGGCGGACGGTGGCGGATGGCCGTCACGACGCAGCGTGGTGGCTTGTGCCGGCGTTTGTCGTGGCTGGCGGCTACTTATGAACGAAACCGTCGTTGTCCCTGAGATCTCTTCTAAGTTGACTTTCCCCATCTCTCTCAAGCAG CCTGGTCCAAGGGATTCACTGGTTCAATGCTTTATCAAACGTAATCGAATTACGCAATCATATCATCTCTATCTCGGATTAACCAACT CTTTAACGGATGATGGGAAGTTTTTGCTTGCTGCGTGTAAGTTGAAGCACACAACTTGTACGGATTACATTATCTCTTTACGTTCTGATGATATGTCGAGAAGAAGCCAAGCTTATGTTGGCAAAGTGAG ATCGAACTTCCTAGGAACGAAATTCACTGTCTTTGATGGAAATCTGCTGCCTTCAACGGGAGCCGCAAAGTTGAGAAAGAGCCGATCTTATAATCCCGCAAAAGTTTCAGCAAAAGTTCCTCTTGGAAGTTATCCTGTCGCTCATATCACATATGAGCTGAATGTCTTAGGATCCCG GGGACCAAGAAAGATGCAATGTCTTATGGACACAATACCTACAAGCACAATGGAGCCTCAAGGAGTAGCTTCAGAACCATCAGAGTTTCCCTTACTCGGTACTCGGTCAACCTTATCCAGGTCTCAGTCAAAACCATTACGCAGTAGCTCAAGCCACCTGAAAGAAACACCATTAGTGCTGAGCAACAAGACACCACGGTGGCACGAGCAGCTACGCTGCTGGTGCTTGAATTTCCATGGCCGTGTCACAGTAGCGTCAGTGAAGAACTTTCAGCTCGTGGCAGCAGGAGCTAGCTGTGGCAGTGGCACGGGAATGTCACCGGAGAGGCAGAGCGAGCGGATTATATTGCAGTTTGGGAAAGTCGGGAAAGATATGTTCACGATGGATTATGGATACCCGATCTCAGCTTTCCAGGCTTTTGCCATTTGCTTGAGCAGCTTTGAGACTAGAATCGCTtgtgaatga